Proteins from one Halovivax limisalsi genomic window:
- a CDS encoding SRPBCC family protein, with amino-acid sequence MERILVSTDVYREPAAVFEAVASFEDYPAYASHLDRVTVDGDGGVGTDYELHFSWWKLSYAVRSTVTEIEPPERLGWRLTADLDAAGEWRLEPIASADGDDGAATRLFFEATYDPHTADPDAISLPRLVSLGWVIDRVRPKLYDEAERVLERLVADVEGRPREIELTVHETPG; translated from the coding sequence GTGGAACGGATCCTCGTCAGCACCGACGTCTATCGCGAACCGGCGGCCGTCTTCGAGGCGGTCGCCTCGTTCGAGGACTACCCGGCCTACGCCTCGCACCTGGATCGCGTCACCGTCGACGGGGACGGCGGCGTCGGCACGGACTACGAACTACACTTCTCCTGGTGGAAGCTGTCCTACGCGGTCCGCTCGACCGTCACCGAGATCGAACCGCCGGAGCGTCTCGGCTGGCGCCTGACGGCGGACCTCGACGCGGCCGGCGAGTGGCGCCTGGAACCGATCGCGTCGGCGGACGGCGACGACGGCGCGGCGACGCGGCTGTTCTTCGAGGCGACGTACGACCCGCACACTGCCGACCCGGACGCGATCAGCCTGCCGCGACTGGTCTCGCTGGGGTGGGTGATCGACCGCGTGCGCCCGAAACTGTACGACGAGGCCGAGCGCGTCCTCGAACGGCTCGTCGCCGACGTCGAGGGACGGCCGCGCGAGATCGAGTTGACGGTCCACGAAACGCCGGGCTGA
- a CDS encoding M42 family metallopeptidase, with amino-acid sequence MADHTLDEPRVAELTETSGVPGYEDRIRDLVREDLEETVDRVRTDAMGNVVGTIEGDSSYSVAVAAHMDEIGFMVSHVEGEDEGNGFLELEALGGWDPRVLAAQRVTVHTEAGDLPGIIGSPPPHTLDEADREATPDVDDVSVDLGLPYEEVTERVSPGDLVTMEQSTKVVGETITGKALDDRICLYAMLEAARAIEDPAVTIHFCATVQEEVGLRGARALGVDVDPDLAIALDVTVANDVPDFDEGEHVTRLGDGAAIKLKDGSVITSPRVHRRLRDVAETEAIDHQFEILPSGGTDTAGFQHTHGAKPVGAISVPTRYLHTVTETAHRDDVGATVDLLTAFLESETGDHEYSY; translated from the coding sequence ATGGCAGATCACACGCTCGACGAACCCCGCGTCGCCGAACTGACCGAGACGAGCGGCGTCCCCGGCTACGAAGATCGGATTCGCGACCTCGTACGCGAGGACCTCGAAGAAACGGTCGATCGCGTGCGAACCGACGCGATGGGCAACGTCGTCGGGACGATCGAGGGGGACAGTTCGTACTCGGTCGCCGTCGCCGCCCACATGGACGAGATCGGCTTCATGGTGAGTCACGTCGAGGGCGAAGACGAAGGCAACGGCTTCCTCGAACTCGAGGCGCTCGGCGGCTGGGATCCCCGGGTGCTGGCGGCCCAGCGGGTGACCGTCCACACCGAGGCCGGTGACCTGCCGGGCATCATCGGCTCGCCGCCCCCGCACACGCTCGACGAAGCGGACCGCGAGGCGACGCCGGACGTCGACGACGTCTCCGTCGACCTCGGGCTTCCCTACGAGGAGGTGACCGAGCGCGTCTCGCCGGGCGACCTAGTGACGATGGAGCAGTCGACGAAAGTCGTCGGCGAGACGATCACCGGAAAGGCCCTCGACGACCGCATCTGTCTCTACGCCATGCTCGAGGCCGCCCGGGCGATCGAGGATCCGGCGGTGACGATTCACTTCTGTGCGACCGTCCAGGAGGAGGTAGGTCTGCGCGGGGCGCGGGCCCTCGGCGTCGACGTCGATCCGGACTTGGCGATCGCGCTCGACGTTACGGTTGCGAACGACGTCCCCGACTTCGACGAGGGCGAGCACGTCACCCGCCTCGGCGATGGCGCGGCGATCAAGCTCAAGGACGGAAGCGTCATCACGAGCCCGAGGGTGCACCGACGGCTGCGCGACGTCGCCGAAACGGAAGCGATCGACCACCAGTTCGAGATCCTGCCGTCGGGCGGCACCGACACGGCCGGCTTTCAGCACACCCACGGCGCCAAGCCCGTCGGCGCGATCTCCGTCCCGACGCGGTACCTCCACACCGTCACGGAGACGGCCCACCGCGACGACGTCGGGGCCACCGTCGACCTGCTCACCGCCTTCCTGGAGAGCGAAACCGGCGACCACGAGTACTCGTACTGA
- a CDS encoding DUF7529 family protein has protein sequence MTENGSTDPRMDRLQSQSDVHIEAYKQLLAEVDQLAADREDDGWEVLTLSPNHTNMLSTDDDRDWWGFSHIVGGSDAEAFEDFYDADAFTEYLAYGRQVEGYMYLVTELIDPTDERTVLIASRYDRRLAKGVVNSAKSEGVLYTHVQTIDGTIVGSFEHEEYGPLLGEPTE, from the coding sequence ATGACCGAGAACGGGTCGACGGATCCCCGCATGGACCGACTCCAGTCGCAGTCCGACGTGCACATCGAGGCCTACAAGCAACTCCTCGCGGAGGTAGACCAGCTCGCAGCCGATCGCGAGGACGACGGCTGGGAAGTTCTCACGCTCTCGCCCAATCACACGAACATGCTCTCGACCGACGACGACCGGGACTGGTGGGGCTTCAGCCACATCGTGGGCGGTAGCGACGCCGAGGCGTTCGAGGACTTCTACGATGCTGACGCGTTCACCGAATATCTCGCCTACGGTCGACAGGTCGAGGGTTACATGTACCTCGTGACGGAACTCATCGATCCGACGGACGAACGCACGGTTCTGATCGCCAGCCGGTACGACCGACGACTGGCGAAGGGGGTCGTCAACAGTGCCAAGTCGGAAGGCGTCCTCTACACGCACGTCCAGACGATCGACGGGACCATCGTCGGGAGTTTCGAACACGAGGAGTACGGCCCGCTACTCGGCGAACCGACCGAGTAA
- a CDS encoding DUF7555 family protein has protein sequence MGVPRTLWTRLRRRIPAWIDAITYALVLGGLLTAGALLVALGAGGDLTTVKYLLFGAGWVLLAIATVRLWPSRGGDPEPSDDFDRSIGSPGRVQRLADDAPPARWVRQPTPHERLSSASKQFLAAIITLAISILLEVGIGA, from the coding sequence ATGGGCGTCCCTCGAACGCTCTGGACCCGGCTCCGGCGACGGATTCCAGCCTGGATCGACGCGATCACCTACGCACTCGTCCTCGGTGGCTTGCTCACCGCCGGGGCGCTCCTCGTCGCACTCGGAGCCGGTGGCGATCTCACGACGGTCAAGTACCTGCTCTTCGGTGCCGGCTGGGTCCTACTCGCGATCGCGACCGTTCGGCTGTGGCCGTCCCGGGGCGGTGATCCCGAGCCGAGCGATGATTTCGATCGGTCGATTGGATCGCCGGGGCGCGTCCAGCGACTCGCAGACGACGCCCCGCCGGCCAGGTGGGTCCGGCAACCGACGCCACACGAGCGGCTCTCGAGCGCCTCGAAGCAGTTTCTGGCTGCGATTATCACGCTGGCCATCTCGATCCTTCTCGAGGTCGGAATCGGCGCGTAG